In Verrucomicrobiia bacterium, the following are encoded in one genomic region:
- a CDS encoding phosphoglucomutase/phosphomannomutase family protein gives MPTIKFGTSGWRGLIARDFTFDAVRLATQAIAEYWKGELANPKSAIYGRKPIVILGHDTRFLGHEFTLAAAEVLDANGLSPVMCDRDAPTPVIAHTIRNLKAIGGINMTASHNPAEYQGLKFSPSNGAAAPPEVTKQVEAIIAKLQAENWTFKAAVVGTFKCKTINPLPAYFKQIKKLIDFKAIEKAKMKIAVELMYGTGRGYLDTLLEEAGVKVTRFHDELNPLFGGHHPEPNAEGMHAVSDFIRSGKASIGLGLDGDADRFGIVDKDGTWITPNQVLALALYHLKKNRGWTGAVVRTVPTSHQVDGIAEVLGVKVHETPVGFKYIGALMESEPIIVGGEESGGLSVKGHVPEKDGILACLLMAELVAYEKKSLGQIMKSLEKQTGEFHTDRINVAIPPDKKEALLKMLAGGLEKVGNLKVEKFITTDGYKFLLPNREWVAFRASGTEPLIRCYIEAKSTAQLEKLRKACKKLLQG, from the coding sequence ATGCCTACCATCAAATTCGGCACCTCCGGCTGGCGCGGTCTGATCGCACGCGATTTCACCTTTGATGCAGTCCGCCTCGCCACTCAGGCTATCGCGGAATATTGGAAAGGCGAACTCGCCAATCCCAAGTCTGCCATCTACGGCCGCAAGCCCATCGTCATCCTCGGTCACGACACCCGTTTCCTCGGCCACGAGTTCACCCTCGCCGCTGCGGAAGTCCTCGACGCCAATGGCCTCTCGCCCGTCATGTGCGATCGCGATGCACCAACACCCGTCATCGCACATACAATTCGCAACCTGAAAGCCATCGGCGGCATCAACATGACCGCTAGCCATAACCCGGCTGAGTATCAGGGCCTGAAATTCTCCCCGAGCAATGGTGCTGCCGCTCCGCCGGAAGTCACCAAGCAGGTCGAGGCCATCATCGCGAAGTTGCAGGCTGAAAACTGGACCTTCAAGGCAGCCGTCGTCGGCACCTTCAAGTGCAAGACCATCAATCCCCTGCCCGCCTACTTCAAACAGATCAAGAAGCTCATCGATTTCAAGGCCATCGAGAAGGCGAAGATGAAGATCGCCGTGGAGTTGATGTATGGCACAGGTCGCGGTTACCTCGATACCTTGCTTGAAGAAGCCGGTGTCAAAGTCACCCGTTTCCATGATGAACTGAACCCGCTCTTCGGCGGGCATCATCCGGAACCGAATGCCGAAGGCATGCACGCTGTCAGCGATTTCATCCGCAGCGGCAAAGCCAGCATCGGCCTCGGCTTGGACGGCGATGCCGACCGCTTCGGCATCGTGGATAAGGACGGCACTTGGATCACCCCGAACCAAGTCCTCGCCCTCGCCCTCTATCATTTGAAGAAGAATCGTGGCTGGACCGGCGCGGTTGTGCGCACTGTGCCGACGAGCCACCAAGTTGATGGGATTGCCGAAGTCCTCGGCGTGAAAGTTCACGAGACACCCGTCGGTTTTAAATACATCGGCGCCCTCATGGAGAGCGAACCGATCATCGTCGGCGGTGAAGAATCTGGCGGCCTCAGCGTGAAAGGTCACGTGCCGGAGAAGGACGGCATCCTCGCCTGCTTGCTCATGGCGGAACTCGTCGCCTACGAGAAGAAGTCACTCGGTCAGATCATGAAATCGCTGGAGAAACAAACCGGCGAATTTCATACGGACCGCATCAACGTCGCCATCCCGCCGGACAAGAAGGAAGCCCTCCTAAAGATGCTCGCCGGTGGCTTGGAAAAGGTCGGCAACCTGAAGGTCGAGAAGTTCATCACCACGGATGGCTACAAGTTCCTCCTGCCGAACCGCGAATGGGTCGCCTTCCGCGCCAGCGGCACGGAACCCCTCATCCGCTGCTACATCGAAGCCAAGTCCACCGCGCAGTTGGAAAAACTCCGCAAAGCCTGCAAGAAACTCCTGCAAGGCTAA